A region of Mauremys mutica isolate MM-2020 ecotype Southern chromosome 2, ASM2049712v1, whole genome shotgun sequence DNA encodes the following proteins:
- the YTHDF3 gene encoding YTH domain-containing family protein 3 isoform X1 — translation MSATSVDQRPKGQGNKVSVQNGSIHQKDAVNDDDFEPYLSSQTNQSNSYPPMSDPYMPSYYAPSIGFPYSLSEAAWSTAGDPPMPYLTTYGQMSNGEHHYIPDGVFSQPGALGNTPPFLGQHGFNFFPGNADFSTWGTSGSQGQSTQSSAYSSSYGYPPSSLGRAIADGQAGFGNDTLSKVPGISSIEQGMSGLKIGGDMTAAVTKTVGSALSSTGMTSIAANSVPPVSSSAPKPTSWAAIARKPAKPQPKLKPKGNVGIGGPAVPPPPIKHNMNIGTWDEKGSVVKAPPSQPILPPQTIIQQPQPLIQPPPLVQSQLPQQQPQPPQPQQQQGPQQQAQPHQLQQQQQLQNRWVAPRNRGVGFSQNNGGVGSENFGLGVVPVSSSPGVEVHPVLEKLKAINNYNPKDFDWNLKNGRVFIIKSYSEDDIHRSIKYSIWCSTEHGNKRLDAAYRSLNGKGPLYLLFSVNGSGHFCGVAEMKSVVDYNAYAGVWSQDKWKGKFDVKWIFVKDVPNNQLRHIRLENNDNKPVTNSRDTQEVPLEKAKQVLKIIATFKHTTSIFDDFAHYEKRQEEEEAMRRKPIELKRRGNDEVIRVQIED, via the exons TTTCAGTACAAAACGGTTCGATTCATCAAAAGGATGCAGTAAATGATGATGACTTTGAGCCATATCTAAGTAGCCAGACAAATCAG AGTAACAGCTATCCACCAATGTCAGACCCATACATGCCTAGTTATTATGCTCCATCCATTGGATTTCCATATTCTCTAAGTGAAGCAGCATGGTCCACTGCAGGTGACCCTCCAATGCCATACTTGACAACCTATGGACAGATGAGCAATGGTGAACATCACTATATACCTGATGGTGTGTTTAGTCAACCTGGGGCTTTAGGAAATACCCCTCCATTCCTTGGTCAACatggatttaatttttttcctgggAATGCAGATTTCTCTACATGGGGGACAAGTGGATCTCAGGGACAATCAACACAAAGCTCTGCTTATAGCAGCAGCTATGGCTATCCACCTAGCTCTCTTGGTAGAGCCATAGCAGATGGACAGGCTGGATTTGGCAATGATACTTTGAGCAAGGTGCCTGGGATTAGCAGCATTGAGCAAGGCATGAGTGGACTGAAAATTGGTGGGGATATGACAGCTGCTGTGACAAAAACTGTAGGTTCAGCTCTGAGCAGTACAGGTATGACAAGCATTGCAGCAAATAGTGTGCCCCCAGTTAGCAGTTCAGCACCTAAACCAACCTCCTGGGCTGCCATCgctaggaagcctgctaaacctCAGCCGAAACTCAAGCCTAAGGGTAATGTGGGAATTGGGGGCCCTGCTGTACCACCACCTCCTATAAAACACAACATGAACATTGGAACTTGGGATGAGAAAGGATCCGTGGTAAAAGCACCCCCTTCCCAGCCAATACTGCCTCCTCAGACTATAATACAGCAGCCTCAGCCATTAATTCAACCACCACCATTGGTGCAAAGCCAACTGCCTCAACAGCAGCCTCAGCCACCACAACCACAGCAGCAACAAGGACCTCAGCAGCAGGCCCAGCCTCACCAgttgcagcagcaacagcagctgcaaAACCGCTGGGTAGCTCCTCGTAACAGGGGCGTGGGCTTCAGCCAGAACAATGGAGGAGTTGGCAGCGAAAACTTTGGCTTAGGTGTTGTACCTGTCAGCTCTTCACCTGGTGTGGAGGTGCACCCAGTACTGGAGAAACTAAAGGCCATAAACAACTATAATCCCAAAGACTTTGATTGGAATCTGAAGAATGGACGTGTGTTTATAATCAAAAGCTATTCGGAGGACGATATACACCGCTCCATTAAATACTCTATCTGGTGTAGTACTGAACATGGTAATAAACGCTTGGATGCTGCTTACCGTTCCCTGAATGGGAAAGGTCCACTCTATTTACTCTTCAGTGTGAATGGCAGTGGACATTTTTGTGGAGTGGCTGAGATGAAGTCTGTTGTGGACTACAATGCATATGCCGGAGTCTGGTCTCAGGATAAGTGGAAGGGGAAGTTTGATGTTAAGTGGATCTTTGTCAAAGACGTTCCCAATAACCAGCTGCGGCACATTCGTTTGGAAAACAATGACAACAAACCGGTTACCAATTCGAGGGACACTCAAGAGGTACCCCTAGAAAAAGCCAAGCAAGTGCTTAAAATAATTGCTACTTTCAAGCATACCACCTCAATCTTTGATGACTTTGCACACTATGAAAAGCGtcaagaggaggaggaagccatGCGTAGG
- the YTHDF3 gene encoding YTH domain-containing family protein 3 isoform X2, which produces MSATSVDQRPKGQGNKVSVQNGSIHQKDAVNDDDFEPYLSSQTNQSNSYPPMSDPYMPSYYAPSIGFPYSLSEAAWSTAGDPPMPYLTTYGQMSNGEHHYIPDGVFSQPGALGNTPPFLGQHGFNFFPGNADFSTWGTSGSQGQSTQSSAYSSSYGYPPSSLGRAIADGQAGFGNDTLSKVPGISSIEQGMSGLKIGGDMTAAVTKTVGSALSSTGMTSIAANSVPPVSSSAPKPTSWAAIARKPAKPQPKLKPKGNVGIGGPAVPPPPIKHNMNIGTWDEKGSVVKAPPSQPILPPQTIIQQPQPLIQPPPLVQSQLPQQQPQPPQPQQQQGPQQQAQPHQLQQQQQLQNRWVAPRNRGVGFSQNNGGVGSENFGLGVVPVSSSPGVEVHPVLEKLKAINNYNPKDFDWNLKNGRVFIIKSYSEDDIHRSIKYSIWCSTEHGNKRLDAAYRSLNGKGPLYLLFSVNGSGHFCGVAEMKSVVDYNAYAGVWSQDKWKGKFDVKWIFVKDVPNNQLRHIRLENNDNKPVTNSRDTQEVPLEKAKQVLKIIATFKHTTSIFDDFAHYEKRQEEEEAMRRERNRNKQ; this is translated from the exons TTTCAGTACAAAACGGTTCGATTCATCAAAAGGATGCAGTAAATGATGATGACTTTGAGCCATATCTAAGTAGCCAGACAAATCAG AGTAACAGCTATCCACCAATGTCAGACCCATACATGCCTAGTTATTATGCTCCATCCATTGGATTTCCATATTCTCTAAGTGAAGCAGCATGGTCCACTGCAGGTGACCCTCCAATGCCATACTTGACAACCTATGGACAGATGAGCAATGGTGAACATCACTATATACCTGATGGTGTGTTTAGTCAACCTGGGGCTTTAGGAAATACCCCTCCATTCCTTGGTCAACatggatttaatttttttcctgggAATGCAGATTTCTCTACATGGGGGACAAGTGGATCTCAGGGACAATCAACACAAAGCTCTGCTTATAGCAGCAGCTATGGCTATCCACCTAGCTCTCTTGGTAGAGCCATAGCAGATGGACAGGCTGGATTTGGCAATGATACTTTGAGCAAGGTGCCTGGGATTAGCAGCATTGAGCAAGGCATGAGTGGACTGAAAATTGGTGGGGATATGACAGCTGCTGTGACAAAAACTGTAGGTTCAGCTCTGAGCAGTACAGGTATGACAAGCATTGCAGCAAATAGTGTGCCCCCAGTTAGCAGTTCAGCACCTAAACCAACCTCCTGGGCTGCCATCgctaggaagcctgctaaacctCAGCCGAAACTCAAGCCTAAGGGTAATGTGGGAATTGGGGGCCCTGCTGTACCACCACCTCCTATAAAACACAACATGAACATTGGAACTTGGGATGAGAAAGGATCCGTGGTAAAAGCACCCCCTTCCCAGCCAATACTGCCTCCTCAGACTATAATACAGCAGCCTCAGCCATTAATTCAACCACCACCATTGGTGCAAAGCCAACTGCCTCAACAGCAGCCTCAGCCACCACAACCACAGCAGCAACAAGGACCTCAGCAGCAGGCCCAGCCTCACCAgttgcagcagcaacagcagctgcaaAACCGCTGGGTAGCTCCTCGTAACAGGGGCGTGGGCTTCAGCCAGAACAATGGAGGAGTTGGCAGCGAAAACTTTGGCTTAGGTGTTGTACCTGTCAGCTCTTCACCTGGTGTGGAGGTGCACCCAGTACTGGAGAAACTAAAGGCCATAAACAACTATAATCCCAAAGACTTTGATTGGAATCTGAAGAATGGACGTGTGTTTATAATCAAAAGCTATTCGGAGGACGATATACACCGCTCCATTAAATACTCTATCTGGTGTAGTACTGAACATGGTAATAAACGCTTGGATGCTGCTTACCGTTCCCTGAATGGGAAAGGTCCACTCTATTTACTCTTCAGTGTGAATGGCAGTGGACATTTTTGTGGAGTGGCTGAGATGAAGTCTGTTGTGGACTACAATGCATATGCCGGAGTCTGGTCTCAGGATAAGTGGAAGGGGAAGTTTGATGTTAAGTGGATCTTTGTCAAAGACGTTCCCAATAACCAGCTGCGGCACATTCGTTTGGAAAACAATGACAACAAACCGGTTACCAATTCGAGGGACACTCAAGAGGTACCCCTAGAAAAAGCCAAGCAAGTGCTTAAAATAATTGCTACTTTCAAGCATACCACCTCAATCTTTGATGACTTTGCACACTATGAAAAGCGtcaagaggaggaggaagccatGCGTAGG